In Anser cygnoides isolate HZ-2024a breed goose chromosome 30, Taihu_goose_T2T_genome, whole genome shotgun sequence, the genomic stretch tggggatgggggtttcacctgcccatggagtgagcccttggggtgcttgggggaaggggagtacggggacagggtgaggggtctggagatgggcacttggagcctggtttcctctgctctcagcagcatccaggttTTTTTGAGGTGCACTTCTGAGTGCAACTGCCCTGTAGATCAAAGAAACGCCAGCAGAGGGCAGCTGATAGCAGGACTGATGGACTTTGGGCCTTAACACTCTAAAGGACTCTGGGTTGTACAGTGCCTTTGTCTCTGAGTATCCAGAGGGTCTTACTTGGAGTGCAGGACTGATGCCTGGACTTCTGACTTAAAAGCAGCCTTCAGGTGTCTTGGGGCAgctagaataaaaaatacaacaacaacaaaaaaatcccaacagcaCTCCTGAGCAGTTGGTTTGAATGTTAGCCAAACTGGGGCAAATGTCTTTGGTATTAGGAGTAAAGTAAAGCTGAGATAACACCAAATTCCTCTTTATGTCTGGCTGTAGGACAGGACTGACTCTTCCATTGCCCACAGCAAAGTCTCCTGCTCCCAGGGACACCCTAAGGCAGGACCAAGTAGAACTCAGGAAAGGGACCTGCCATATGCCTGCCTGGATGTGGAGAATCATTTGGGGAGgtttaaatgagaaatggtAGGAGTTTTCCTCTGCTAAGTCGGTTGTACATTATGAATGTCTTCCTATTCTTTGAGCAGAACCCAATGCCTCTAAACAGCAGATGTCCAACAGAAGCTCCATCACcaagttcctcctgctggcattcgcagacacgcgtgagctgcagctcctgcacttcgggctcttcctgggcatctacctggctgccctcctgggcaacggcctcatcctcaccgccgtcgcctgcgaccaccgcctccacacccccatgtacttcttcctcctcaacctcgccctcctcgacctgggctgcatctccaccactctgcccaaagccatggccaatgccctctgggacaccagggccatctcctaccaagggtgtgctgcacaggtctttttctttctcttctttatatcagcagaatattttactcttactgtcatgtcctacgaccgctacgttgccatctgcaagcccctgcactacgggagcctcgtgggcagcagagcttgtgcccagatggcagcagctgcctggggcagtggctttctcaatgctgtcctgcacacggccactacattttccctgcccctctgccaaggcaatgctgtggaccagttcttctgtgaaatcccccagatcctcaagctctcctgctcagagtcATTCCTCAGGGAGGTTGGGCTTATTGTAGTTAGTGTCTGTTTAgtatttggctgttttgttttcattgtgctgtcctatgtgcagatcttcagggcagtgctgaggatgccctctgagcagggccggcacaaagccttttccacgtgcctccctcacctggccgtgatctccctgtttgtcagcactgccgtgtttgcctacctgaagcccccctccatctcctccccatccctggacctggttgtggcagttctgtactctgtggttcctgctgccatgaatcccctcatctacagcatgagaaacaaggagctcaaggATGCATTGAGGAAACTCTTTGGatacatgcttcttcatcaATAATAATGGGCACAAGGTCCTAACAggacactttatttttctttctttttttttttttttctttactgagtAAGTGTTAGGACAGTCTTACTTT encodes the following:
- the LOC136787701 gene encoding olfactory receptor 14A16-like produces the protein MSNRSSITKFLLLAFADTRELQLLHFGLFLGIYLAALLGNGLILTAVACDHRLHTPMYFFLLNLALLDLGCISTTLPKAMANALWDTRAISYQGCAAQVFFFLFFISAEYFTLTVMSYDRYVAICKPLHYGSLVGSRACAQMAAAAWGSGFLNAVLHTATTFSLPLCQGNAVDQFFCEIPQILKLSCSESFLREVGLIVVSVCLVFGCFVFIVLSYVQIFRAVLRMPSEQGRHKAFSTCLPHLAVISLFVSTAVFAYLKPPSISSPSLDLVVAVLYSVVPAAMNPLIYSMRNKELKDALRKLFGYMLLHQ